The stretch of DNA GAAAAttaatatcaataacataaacttTTGGAAGAAATATTATCTACTGCAGTCACACGTCCCGCTTTGATGTCTCCCAAGTATTTGGGGCAAttgcgcttccaatggcccatgccattacaataatggcacttatcatcGGATGTTGCACCCTTTTTGGGTTTGGGAGAGCTATTATCAATAGCTTTCCCGTTACCCTTGTAGGGAGTGGGCTTCTTACCCTTGTTAGCACTTTTCCTAAATTTTCCCTTACTCTTTGCATTGATGTTGAGCATATCCCTACTAGTGCTTGCATTAAGCCCCatatctctttcggcttgcacaagcattttgtgcaactcatggaGATCGGTTTTCAAGTTTTGCATgttatagtttaccctaaactgaacATAGCCCTTTATTCGGCTTAAGGAATGGAGCACTCGATCAATCACGAGTTTCTCGGGGATctcaatgtaacacccccatactccaagtgccttaccaggaccactcaggtataaggatactaccatctcggttacccgaggcatgataatcataagacaatgaagaaacatactttattgaataagtttaagtgattacataataaaaccaactgtaagcaaaatacaactgttctcaaactataaaccaactgaaaggaactgttctaataaacacaaatggaagactaaagactcgatatgtgatgactccatccccactagatcccacgcgtatccaagatataccgctaaagcaaatcgctcaccacccccgaatggatcaccacagtttttaaaacatttaaacggggtcagtactaatcacacaatcaatatagataacaataataagataaacagacaaaccgaatcacacacacacacacacacaccaccaaccaattcccatcatctcaatatcgatcgtccactttggaccaccaccgccgatgggggaccgcagccgttcccacctaagccccgctcatcataccgagcgataaccccgtccattaatgtgcacatccccttccgtggcgggttccacgaagggcgaaactagggcgtgaagtcactcccgcaagtgactccactcagccgagaacgcatctcgagaaccatagacaaccaatcacaatcacaacatcaacaaccgtctgaatctatcaacaatgtacaatcacaatcaacaaaccgtcacaatacaattactatatcaaacaatcaatctcaacacatcaacaatcatcccattatgggactaataccgagtagaaatcctacccggaaagcaacacattcatcgacgatctagcaagaaatgtctcaaaacctctcctttacaaatccttctcctatcacataatcacataatcacataatcacaatctaaccttaacaaatcataaaaacccccaatcccaaaattagggtttaacgaaacttgacgaaatactatgaaattggtatgcagatcttaccctcgacgcaaggatcacaaaggtataaagaacgatggaatccgacctctcaagctccggatttgtgtcaacaatgcgattaggattaagaacgtacttgctttctctcttaaacattaaattaggttttgcaaaagtgatttagaaacaatgacggaaggttatatatcttaatcgcataattaacaaaacccgagaaaactccccgagaaaccggacactcgatcgagtacccaaggtactcgatcgagtaccccctactcgatcgagtgcctaaggctacttgatagagtacccccttactctatcgagtacctaaggctacttgatagagtaccccttactctatcgagtacctaaggctacttgatagagtaccctacagtcgaaacttttctaaaacgcaacttacccttactcgacagagtaaggcctactcgatagagtaccccaagacttataaatacggagtattacagtcttccctccttaaaaagaacttcgtccccgaagttcaacccatactctaaaaacaaccatactaactcgacccacacacaacaacataactaagaactcaacaactcgaccaaacataaaacatgaactcttaacacccactccaccaactatgtttacttccttaacatgactcacgatatcgtatccaccacatatatatctctcacgacaccaacttcatacataaccaaccaccatccactaacactgctagctccataatatcatccactatcaaatccaaaatcaagacactcctagacatcaaacggaatgttacattctaccacccttaaaaggaacttcgtcctcgaagtttactcacactcataacctcatcatccaactgttaacattagtgaaatattctcacactcctaaacatcacgctactacaagcacggccatggccttttaacaacatcaaccacaatatatacaactctacTTCGAATTATACTAAGACATGCACAATCAtcaaattttcttttatcacatcctactcctcttgagataaatgttacgtcctcgtaactcactaatactatatccttagttatatcttctcattattttcatcaccatcacatgtcatagataaccgcctataaacccaacactcaccattcctatatccaaggctcccatacataaacatttctcatacctcaactcatttggcataccacctaacctataccataaaactcgtagcaaaatcaccataccaactcttcattattactgcaaaacaacatacttctctatgtaaggcacttatctcccagaagcataactcacgatccacactcgttacatacacgcacactagatcctcaagttctttcttccattaccgcaaaactcatacacaacttaacatgacactaattcccaataccctacactcactgtctcaacaaaagattatgaaccacctgcatctctcgggtcattaccacacatgttctacgactcacttgccattaccatgtctactgaaaccttaactagaacaagatcataattattgtaacaacctctcacaaccgtgtcccattaacagaatgtcactatgccatgacaacaacgaaaacatatacaactctctttatattaaactctaccctccttctcaaactgaaacttgtAAGAAATATTAGCAAACAAAATAATAGTGTatttgtccaaactgaaactcacaggaaacaacaacaaataaaacaacaatctatgtatgactggtatgtattttcgaaactcgaatcataatcatcccgcctactccaccacaaccggtgacggcatcacaacaccgccaccaacagccacaccgtagtgcgaaaatacccgtatcacagcactatgtgccgtgcccggatcaccacccgaggcaccacaaccacaccgatagacatcacaactgcatacaattcccataaacaccgactcaaagataacttctcggacaagaaaaacatactcaaatccactttattaagtcaccacgcaacatattatatggatacacagataagcatctcatgaacatcatctctaccatttcacggaatacacatgtgttattaatacacataaaattataactagccatgtcaattaatcaaattattacctttttggatatcattcaattaaattaccgtgtccaacatatattttacagaacattcataaaacaactttataattatcacaccataccacttcttgtgaggtcagaacctcacacaaacatttacacatatcatagacccgtaatcacaaccaactagccaatcctgaccacgtaagttaccactcgataaaggttacctgtcgcccgagtttaactcctatgcccctcataacatattcccccattcgcacaaccatcacttcctgccaaatataaccatacttttactattcaactattagcatccgcctcatctaaccacatcttataccctctcacaatcatacacaacaatcgtGTCCCTACCAAatcacctctttagaattgctacctttctaatataccaacactcttaaccactagtgataacaccacaatgccaccaccgctcgtatatcaaacctcttacactcatatcaaaataacatggtttttctcctatttttggttaacattccaaataacgaaaaaaaacccatccacaaaattacctcaacattattcccaatactatcttatttgtattgtcatccaactctccaccaaatatctcgtatcgtgccaatactccaccaacttcttactcccttaattcctcgaaactcattatcaatcatgttgtcctgaaactcctatataaccttcagctaacgtcctcgtgatactatcacacatttcgatgattccttacctttatatcacataactccggtgaac from Silene latifolia isolate original U9 population chromosome 10, ASM4854445v1, whole genome shotgun sequence encodes:
- the LOC141607843 gene encoding uncharacterized protein LOC141607843; this translates as MQNLKTDLHELHKMLVQAERDMGLNASTSRDMLNINAKSKGKFRKSANKGKKPTPYKGNGKAIDNSSPKPKKGATSDDKCHYCNGMGHWKRNCPKYLGDIKAGRVTAVDNISSKSLCY